The window GCGTTCGGACAAAAAGTTACTGTTTTGCGACTGAAAGAAGATCAGCAGCAAAATCATGAAAATAAACACGCCGAAGCGTTCGAAAAAAGCAATCGGATCAAAACGTCCGCGCGGATTGGACGGCGTAATGCTCTTAGAAAGCGGCTGCTGGGACATGCGTCACCTCCGTTATGCTGCGTGTAATGCGTCGTGGCAAATGGCCATCATCGTCATCAGTTTTTCTTCTGTGGCGTCATCGCCATGAATTTCCCCGCTAATTCGCCCTTCGCTGAGCGTGATGATGCGGTCGGAAATCGCCATGATTTCCGGCAGGTCGGAGGAAATCACAATCACGGCGACGCCCCGTTTCGCCATATCGAACAGCACCTGATGCACTTCGGACTTGGTGCCGACATCGATGCCGCGCGTGGGCTCATCCACAATCAATACCTTGGGATTCAGCGCCATACAGCGAGCAAGAATCACCTTTTGCTGGTTGCCACCCGACAGTTTGCGTACCTCCTGCTCGCTGTTCACCATCTTGATGTGCAGCGCCTGACGGTAAGCTTCAATCAGATCGTCTTCCTTACGGGTGTTCACAAACCAGCGCCAGCGCATGAGCGATGAGAGGTTGGAGAGTGAAATGTTTTCCCTGATCGATAATCCCAATACCGCGCCTTCTTTCTTACGGTCTTCCGGCACCAGTGCGATGCCTTGGGACAGCGCATGCAGCGGCGTAGACGGATGGTAAGGGGTGCCATCCAGCACAAACTCACCGGTTGAGAACGCGTCGGCACCAAACAGACAACGTGCAATTTCCGTACGGCCTGCGCCCACCAGTCCGGCGATCCCGAGCACTTCGCCCGCATGTACCTGGAAATTGATGTCTTTTAGCGCGATGCCGTGCGCATCCAGCGGTGGTTTTTCCCGGCTTAAGCCCTTCACCGCCAGACGTACCGGCTTATCCTGATGATGCGTTTCTGAAGGCGGACGGCGATTAAACACCACATCGCGACCGACCATCAGTCGAATAATCTCCTGCACATTCGTGCTGGCGACGTCGCCGGAACCGGTGTAGCGGCCGTCCTGAAACACGGTAAACCGATCGCACAATTGGAAGACTTCGTGCAGCCGGTGCGTGACATACACCACGCTCACGCCGCGTCCTTTAAGCTCGCGCACCACGCGGTGCAGGCTGTCGACTTCACTGTCGCTCAACGCCGCCGACGGCTCATCCATCACAATCAGCTTGGCGTTCAATGTCAGCGCTCTGGCGATTTCCACCATCTGCTGCTGCGCCACGCTCAAACGTGCCACCTGCGTCGTCGGCGCAATGTTCAATTTCAGATAATCCAGTACCGCTTTCGCCTCACGATTGACTGCCAGAGCATCCACAAATACGCCGCTGCGCTGCGGCTCACGCCCCAGGAACATGTTCTCTGCCACACTCATATTGGGCAGCAGGTTAAATTCCTGATAAATGGTGATAATCCCCCGCTTTTGGCGCTCAACCGGCGATTCAAGCGGTAACAGCTTTTCGCCGCCAAACCAGATGTCGCCGCTGGTTTGCGGTTGCGCCCCAGCCAGCGCCTTCAATAGCGTCGATTTACCCGCGCCGTTTTCGCCCAATAACGCATGAATCTCTCCCGGCTGTACGGTCAGCTGTGCGTTGCTCAGCGCCCACACGCCGGAGAAGCTCTTTGCCAGATTGGTAATCTTCAGTAGGGGTTCCGTCATGTTTACCTTCCTCCCGCAAGGCCGCGCGAACGCGGCCTGCTGAATACCTTTTATGTAGAGAACGATTTATTTACCCGCTTCGCCAATGCGTTCGGCATCGTTCAGGTTATCTTTGGTAATCATGGTCGGTTGGTAGTCTGCCCCGGTGATCGGCGCTTTGCTGCGGATGTTATTGGTCAATTGCGTCAACGCGGTGGTCACAGCGTAGCCCGGACGCTGATCGGCGGTAACAGCCAGCCAGCCGTCACGTACACGAGCCAGTGCTTCTGGCACAGCATCAAAACCGGTTACCATTACCTCGCCAGGTTTCAGACCTTGCCCCTGTAACGCTTCAATCGCGCCCAGCGCCATGTCGTCATTCGCAGAGAGGATCACCTGTGGGCGTTTAGGTAACGACGGCAGGACACTTTCTACGATGCGCATCCCTTCGGAACGCATCCAGTTCCCCGTCTGATCGGCCACAATGCGGTACTTGCTGCCGCCCGCTTTCAGGCTGTCACGAATCCCCTGCGTCCGCTCGATATTAGAAGAAGAGCCCGGCTGGCCGGTTAGCAGAATAATCTCTGCGCCATTCGGGAATTTGGTTTTGACATAGTCGGCAATCGCCTGACCACCTTTGTAGTTATTCGCCCCAAAATGCGGCACGGCTTTTTCCGTTTTCACCGAACGATCCAGCGTCACGACTGGTAACTTGGCATCCTGAATTTCGGTCACTGCGCTGGAAACCGCGTTAACATCATTCGGTGACACCACGAAGCCGAGTGCGCCACGCGTGATGGCATTTTCCAAATCGGCGGCCTGCTTCGGCGAGCTACCCTGCCCATCCAGTACCTGCAAATTCACGCCCAGTTCTTTGGCGGCTTTAACTGCGGTGCGCTGCATATGAACTTCAAACGGCATAGCGAGATTCGGCGTACTGAAAACGATTTGTTCATTTTGGGCCTGAGCAAGACCAGACAGACCCAGTGCGATGGCGATTGCGGAAACGCTGATGATCTTTTTCATATCTCTTTTCTCTTCATCTGCTTCTGTTATAGGTAGGGGTGTAGGGTTGAAAGCAGGTAAAACGCGGAGTGCCGTACGGTTACACGGCGACCTCCTTGCCTTGAGCCAGGGATTCGAAGGCTTTATCCGCCAGATTCAACGCACGCTCACCATCCAGACCGGAGCACTCCGGCTGGGTGCGGCCATTCAGTACATCGACAAAGTGCTGCCACTCTGCCGCGTACGCCGCGTGATAGCGTTGCAGGAAGAAATATTCGGGTTTCGCCGCCAGACAGCCGTCGTCGGTCCACTGCTCGACCACGTTTTCGCGGATATTGCCCGCGCTGAGCACACCTTTCGCACCATGCAGTTCGAGACGTTGATCGTAGCCGTAGCCGGAGCGGCGGCTGTTGACGATGGTCGCCATCGCGCCAGAAGCAAATTTCAGCACGATAAATGCGGTATCAATGTCACCCGCCTCACCAATGGCCGGATCGACCAGATTGCTGCCTTGTGCAAAGACTGACACCGGCTCCTCGCCCATAATGAAGCGCGCCATATCGAAATCATGGATCGTCATGTCGCGGAACATACCACCGGAAACGCGAACATATTCAGCAGGCGGCGGCGACGGATCGCGGGAGATAATCAGCAGGGATTCTGGTTTTCCGATGCGCCCCTCACCAGCCAGCGTTTTGACGCGGCGGAATTGCGGGTCATAGCGGCGGTTAAACCCGACAAACAGCGGCACGTTCTGCTGCTTGACGACGGTCAGGCAATCGCGAACGCGGGCAATATCCAGATGCACGGGTTTTTCGCAGAAAATGGCTTTGCCATGTTTGGCAGCCAGTTCAATCAAGTCGGCGTGCGTGTCGGTCGCAGAGGCAATCAGGACGGCGTGCACCGCCGGATCGTTCATGACTTCATCCACGGTTTGCACTTTGGTATGGTAGCGTTCGGCCAGCGTCGCGGCATTGGTTGGGTTGGGATCGACGACCGCGTACAGATTGGTTTCTTTGTGTGCCGCGATGTTCACTGCATGGACCTGGCCGATACGGCCTGCGCCCAGTAAAGCGATGTTAAACATAGATGCTCCCTTGCTGCCTGAGTGGCGTTTAATGCCAGACTGAAAAAGTGACGGGATAACGGCTAGTCGCATTCTTCCCCCAGCCCCATCACCCGCTTTTTACCACAAATCCTGATAGCTAAAATAAAACATTTATTTCAGTTTTGTATAAATTGAAAATTATGTTTTTGCGTGTCAGTTAACATTTTCATGACATCTTCGCTGTTTTCTGCAACCCCAATCACACATCATCTGAGAACGTTTGTGGGGGTATACATGCCTATCAGGGGATCGGTTAGGCGCTGGCG is drawn from Pectobacterium aroidearum and contains these coding sequences:
- a CDS encoding sugar ABC transporter ATP-binding protein, with product MTEPLLKITNLAKSFSGVWALSNAQLTVQPGEIHALLGENGAGKSTLLKALAGAQPQTSGDIWFGGEKLLPLESPVERQKRGIITIYQEFNLLPNMSVAENMFLGREPQRSGVFVDALAVNREAKAVLDYLKLNIAPTTQVARLSVAQQQMVEIARALTLNAKLIVMDEPSAALSDSEVDSLHRVVRELKGRGVSVVYVTHRLHEVFQLCDRFTVFQDGRYTGSGDVASTNVQEIIRLMVGRDVVFNRRPPSETHHQDKPVRLAVKGLSREKPPLDAHGIALKDINFQVHAGEVLGIAGLVGAGRTEIARCLFGADAFSTGEFVLDGTPYHPSTPLHALSQGIALVPEDRKKEGAVLGLSIRENISLSNLSSLMRWRWFVNTRKEDDLIEAYRQALHIKMVNSEQEVRKLSGGNQQKVILARCMALNPKVLIVDEPTRGIDVGTKSEVHQVLFDMAKRGVAVIVISSDLPEIMAISDRIITLSEGRISGEIHGDDATEEKLMTMMAICHDALHAA
- a CDS encoding substrate-binding domain-containing protein encodes the protein MKKIISVSAIAIALGLSGLAQAQNEQIVFSTPNLAMPFEVHMQRTAVKAAKELGVNLQVLDGQGSSPKQAADLENAITRGALGFVVSPNDVNAVSSAVTEIQDAKLPVVTLDRSVKTEKAVPHFGANNYKGGQAIADYVKTKFPNGAEIILLTGQPGSSSNIERTQGIRDSLKAGGSKYRIVADQTGNWMRSEGMRIVESVLPSLPKRPQVILSANDDMALGAIEALQGQGLKPGEVMVTGFDAVPEALARVRDGWLAVTADQRPGYAVTTALTQLTNNIRSKAPITGADYQPTMITKDNLNDAERIGEAGK
- the iolG gene encoding inositol 2-dehydrogenase encodes the protein MFNIALLGAGRIGQVHAVNIAAHKETNLYAVVDPNPTNAATLAERYHTKVQTVDEVMNDPAVHAVLIASATDTHADLIELAAKHGKAIFCEKPVHLDIARVRDCLTVVKQQNVPLFVGFNRRYDPQFRRVKTLAGEGRIGKPESLLIISRDPSPPPAEYVRVSGGMFRDMTIHDFDMARFIMGEEPVSVFAQGSNLVDPAIGEAGDIDTAFIVLKFASGAMATIVNSRRSGYGYDQRLELHGAKGVLSAGNIRENVVEQWTDDGCLAAKPEYFFLQRYHAAYAAEWQHFVDVLNGRTQPECSGLDGERALNLADKAFESLAQGKEVAV